Proteins encoded by one window of Chryseobacterium sp. POL2:
- the porV gene encoding type IX secretion system outer membrane channel protein PorV, producing MNFTKKLFLGLGLGMSIAAYSQSDYTVLTGAPFLRISPDARAGGMGDQGVATSTDVFSQFWNAAKYPFAKNTSGVGVNYTPYMSKLTNDVFLLYGSFYTFLGDDERSTLSASIYYFNMGQVDLTSLVGNEVISGGTTKPNEFSIDVAYGLKLSDYYSMAVTGRFIRSDLGGSFNSDNTLQPANTFAVDVSGYYRSPKHQSIGDYEGRVNAGWAVQNLGPRLDYTGDENSRSYLPTMARLGVGYDLFIDDLNRFSISGEASKLLVPGPEIAEYDANGKPVFRIPNVGVMEGIGKSFGNKKSIMFSGAAEYSYDDAFAIRAGYFTESPEQGARQYATVGVGLKYQSFGLDLSYLVNMSKVNSALDNTLRFGLTWNIGGETYNSQDY from the coding sequence ATGAATTTTACAAAAAAACTCTTTTTAGGTTTGGGTTTAGGGATGAGCATAGCCGCCTACTCTCAGTCTGACTACACAGTACTAACAGGAGCTCCTTTTTTAAGAATTTCGCCAGACGCAAGAGCAGGAGGTATGGGAGATCAAGGGGTTGCGACATCAACTGATGTTTTTTCACAATTTTGGAACGCAGCAAAATATCCTTTCGCGAAAAACACTTCTGGTGTTGGGGTTAACTATACGCCCTATATGAGTAAACTGACCAATGATGTATTTTTATTATACGGATCTTTTTACACATTTTTAGGTGATGATGAAAGATCAACGTTGAGTGCTAGTATCTACTATTTCAATATGGGACAAGTAGATTTAACATCATTAGTTGGTAACGAAGTTATCTCTGGTGGTACAACCAAACCAAACGAATTCTCTATCGATGTTGCTTATGGTCTTAAACTATCTGACTACTACTCTATGGCGGTTACTGGTCGTTTCATCAGATCAGACTTAGGCGGTAGTTTCAATTCTGACAATACTTTACAACCTGCTAACACCTTTGCAGTAGATGTTTCTGGTTACTATAGATCACCTAAGCATCAAAGTATTGGTGACTACGAAGGTCGTGTTAATGCTGGTTGGGCAGTACAAAATCTAGGTCCTAGATTAGACTATACGGGTGACGAAAATTCTCGCTCTTATCTTCCGACAATGGCAAGATTGGGTGTTGGCTATGACTTATTCATCGACGACCTTAACAGATTCAGTATCAGTGGTGAAGCATCCAAACTTTTAGTTCCTGGTCCAGAAATCGCAGAATATGACGCCAATGGAAAACCTGTATTCAGAATTCCGAATGTTGGGGTAATGGAAGGTATCGGAAAATCTTTCGGTAACAAAAAAAGTATCATGTTCTCGGGCGCGGCAGAATATTCTTATGATGATGCCTTTGCAATCCGTGCTGGGTACTTTACAGAAAGTCCAGAGCAAGGCGCTAGACAATATGCAACAGTGGGTGTAGGTCTCAAATATCAATCTTTCGGTTTAGATTTATCATACTTAGTTAATATGTCAAAAGTAAATAGTGCTTTAGACAATACACTTAGATTTGGTCTAACTTGGAACATCGGAGGTGAAACTTACAACTCTCAAGATTATTAA